One Leptospira johnsonii genomic region harbors:
- a CDS encoding NmrA family NAD(P)-binding protein → MKIFVYGGAGQISSSVISKLLDLGHEVYAGTRKPEEGKKLPGLFWVFADATQPTKGTEILEKVERAFFVSPPGFTDQYSVLSPWFEKAKEVSLKKIVLMSAMGVDFAPPEAPFRKLEISLENSGVPYTILRPNWFMQNFQTYWLSGILKDKKIFFPAGNAKTSFIHTDDISSSAVSALLNEQFNGKGITLTGKEALTHEEVAEKISKHTGLQVGYVDISPETFKTGLLQAGVPEDYASFMVFIAGALKEGHSSPILNTVREITGKDPISFDEYAEQNKKVWLN, encoded by the coding sequence ATGAAAATTTTCGTTTATGGCGGGGCAGGACAGATCTCCAGTTCCGTAATTTCCAAACTATTGGATTTAGGACATGAAGTATACGCAGGCACAAGAAAACCCGAGGAAGGCAAAAAACTTCCAGGGCTATTTTGGGTATTTGCAGATGCGACTCAACCTACAAAGGGAACAGAAATTTTGGAAAAAGTGGAGAGAGCCTTCTTCGTTTCTCCGCCAGGATTTACAGACCAATATTCAGTATTAAGCCCTTGGTTTGAAAAAGCTAAAGAGGTTTCTTTAAAGAAGATAGTTCTGATGAGCGCTATGGGGGTCGATTTTGCTCCTCCTGAGGCACCATTCAGAAAATTAGAGATCAGTTTGGAAAACTCGGGAGTTCCATATACAATCTTAAGACCAAATTGGTTTATGCAAAACTTCCAAACGTATTGGCTTTCAGGAATATTAAAAGATAAGAAGATATTCTTCCCTGCCGGCAACGCTAAGACCAGCTTTATCCATACGGATGATATATCCTCTTCCGCGGTTTCTGCTCTTTTGAATGAGCAATTCAATGGAAAAGGGATCACATTGACCGGAAAAGAGGCCCTCACTCACGAAGAAGTAGCCGAAAAAATTTCCAAACATACAGGCTTGCAAGTGGGTTACGTTGATATCAGTCCCGAGACATTCAAAACAGGTCTTTTACAAGCGGGTGTTCCGGAAGATTATGCAAGTTTTATGGTATTCATCGCCGGTGCGCTGAAAGAAGGTCATTCTTCTCCTATCCTGAATACTGTTCGGGAGATCACAGGAAAAGATCCGATCTCTTTTGATGAGTATGCAGAGCAAAACAAAAAGGTTTGGTTGAATTAA
- a CDS encoding AraC family transcriptional regulator, giving the protein MDILSEILTNAGWKADLLARTSLYKPWGFRFPCEKSGGFHIISQGSCYARIGGKLIHLEKGDILFVAKGLDHDLVYSPNDKIVDISKFRDMSEKQKKPEKPRLTTFVSVRYEVPETTQHPFFLELPDFILVKSSDVLAHHPLNTTQVLISQELDSGIGSDLILQRLTDILLYYVIRHWLETHPSSSPGWRNAFKDEKILRALEALHRKVSYPWTLEKLSRAVGVSRASIANRFREVLGCTPMDYLAKLRMDKGKTLMAEENFTLEEIARTVGYSSAFAFSKAYKRIHGLSPRNSEQERLGA; this is encoded by the coding sequence ATGGATATTCTTTCTGAAATATTGACCAATGCAGGTTGGAAGGCGGATCTACTTGCGAGGACTTCTCTTTATAAGCCGTGGGGATTTCGTTTTCCATGTGAAAAGAGTGGAGGCTTCCATATTATTTCCCAAGGTTCCTGTTATGCAAGGATTGGGGGAAAACTCATCCATTTAGAAAAAGGGGATATTCTTTTCGTCGCAAAAGGTTTGGATCACGATTTGGTATATTCTCCCAATGATAAGATTGTGGACATTTCCAAGTTCAGAGATATGTCCGAAAAACAAAAAAAACCGGAAAAACCTCGCTTAACCACATTCGTTTCCGTTCGATACGAGGTTCCGGAAACTACTCAGCATCCATTCTTCTTGGAACTTCCTGATTTTATTTTAGTAAAGTCATCCGATGTTCTGGCACATCATCCCTTAAACACTACTCAAGTATTAATTTCTCAGGAATTGGATTCAGGCATCGGCTCCGATCTGATACTGCAAAGATTAACAGACATTCTTCTATACTACGTAATCCGACATTGGTTGGAGACTCATCCTTCTTCTTCTCCCGGATGGAGAAACGCTTTTAAAGACGAAAAGATCTTAAGAGCATTAGAAGCATTGCACAGAAAAGTTTCTTATCCTTGGACTTTGGAAAAATTATCCAGAGCGGTAGGAGTTTCTCGGGCCTCTATCGCAAATCGATTCAGAGAAGTTTTAGGATGTACTCCCATGGATTATTTGGCAAAATTGAGAATGGATAAAGGGAAAACTTTGATGGCAGAGGAGAATTTCACTTTAGAGGAGATTGCAAGGACTGTGGGCTATTCTTCTGCGTTTGCTTTTTCCAAAGCATACAAAAGGATCCATGGTCTTTCTCCTAGAAATTCGGAACAAGAGAGGTTGGGCGCCTAG